A genomic stretch from Odocoileus virginianus isolate 20LAN1187 ecotype Illinois chromosome 25, Ovbor_1.2, whole genome shotgun sequence includes:
- the KCNE2 gene encoding potassium voltage-gated channel subfamily E member 2, with amino-acid sequence MLTLSNLTQTLEYVFKRIFITYMDNWRRNTTVEQEALQAKVDAENFYYVILYLMVMIGMFSFIIVAILVSTVKSKRREHSNDPYHQYIVEDWQGKYRSQIVNLEEPRATIHENTGAAALTMSP; translated from the coding sequence ATGCTAACTCTATCCAATCTGACACAGACACTGGAATATGTCTTCAAAAGGATTTTTATCACTTACATGGACAACTGGCGCAGGAACACAACAGTTGAGCAAGAGGCCCTGCAAGCCAAGGTTGATGCTGAGAACTTCTACTACGTCATCTTGTACCTCATGGTGATGATCGGAATGTTCTCTTTCATCATTGTAGCCATCCTGGTGAGCACAGTGAAATCCAAGAGACGAGAGCACTCCAATGACCCGTACCACCAGTACATCGTGGAGGACTGGCAAGGGAAGTACAGAAGTCAAATTGTGAACCTAGAAGAACCAAGGGCCACCATCCATGAGAACACAGGTGCAGCAGCGCTCACGATGTCTCCTTGA